A genomic region of Cannabis sativa cultivar Pink pepper isolate KNU-18-1 chromosome 1, ASM2916894v1, whole genome shotgun sequence contains the following coding sequences:
- the LOC133031990 gene encoding uncharacterized protein LOC133031990, producing MAMYNEQYYDPYYTSPQEYQYNPYYDTYTYNQQSGDYSSTSYNGINQYVQPTSYYPPVLSPDLERALIDMSNSLKAATLVIKQNMIQCQQNFQKNMQVFQQSLQKLENLAESRETSTSEYEIQCSNIMPSQVESDPIENVSGITVQSGTQLESPHQDINDLIPSHEVRNSSLEESSPPKVESPILVGPPSPKKSYKLIVPTYVPPPPFPSRLKKSKKEEPIKEILETLPNIEVKIPCLEEIKEETHCANILKELCPNEKKLNGGEKVSVGENENVAVHQRKLLPETSTIPCTISKTRFDHCMIDLGEIINNKSYFNFAYLNLGPSRKTQVFIQSTDQTNAYPLGIVKDIFVQAYGLVIPGDSYITEMEDEGDPNPTSTLLGRPFLLTASEKLDTKAWILRMEFDGETLKFNVLDSIHKYIKNNSLLEDPM from the coding sequence ATGGCGATGTACAATGAACAATACTATGATCCTTATTATACCTCGCCACAAGAGTATCAATATAATCCCTACTAtgacacttacacatacaatcaACAATCAGGAGATTATTCTAGCACTTCTTACAATGGAATTAATCAATATGTTCAACCAACTTCTTACTATCCTCCTGTACTATCACCAGATCTAGAACGTGCTCTTATTGATATGAGCAACTCTTTGAAGGCCGCTACTTTggtgattaaacaaaatatgaTACAGTGTCAGCAAAACTTTCAGAAAAATATGCAGGTCTTTCAACAATCTCTACAAAAGTTAGAGAATCTTGCGGAGTCAAGGGAAACATCTACAAGTGAATATGAAATTCAATGTTCAAACATTATGCCTTCACAAGTAGAGAGTGATCCAATAGAGAATGTCAGTGGCATCACTGTCCAAAGTGGTACACAACTTGAATCGCCACACCAAGACATTAATGATTTGATTCCAAGTCATGAAGTCAGAAATTCATCCCTTGAAGAGTCATCTCCACCAAAGGTTGAATCTCCTATTTTAGTTGGTCCACCATCACCGAAAAAGTCATACAAACTAATTGTACCAACTTATGTCCCTCCTCCACCTTTTCCAAGtagattgaaaaaatcaaagaaagaggagcccaTTAAGGAGATCCTTGAGACTCTTCCTAATATTGAGGTAAAAATTCCATGTCTTGAGGAAATCAAAGAAGAGACTCATTGTGCTAACATTCTTAAGGAGTTGTGTCCAAATGAGAAAAAGTTGAATGGAGGTGAGAAAGTAAGTGTGGGGGAGAATGAGAATGTTGCTGTTCATCAAAGAAAGTTGTTGCCTGAGACAAGTacaattccatgcacaattagTAAAACCAGGTTTGATCATTGCATGATAGATTTaggagaaattattaataataagtcttattttaattttgcttATTTAAATCTTGGTCCATCAAGAAAAACTCAGGTTTTTATTCAATCGACTGATCAAACTAATGCTTATCCTTTAGGGATAGTTAAAGATATTTTTGTGCAGGCTTATGGACTTGTCATTCCAGGTGATTCCTACATAACTGAGATGGAAGATGAGGGTGATCCCAATCCTACATCAACTCTACTTGGGAGACCCTTCTTACTCACTGCGAGTGAGAAGTTGGATACAAAAGCATGGATACTTAGAATGGAATTTGATGGTGAAACACTCAAATTCAATGTGTTAGATTCCATTCATAAATACATAAAGAATAACTCTTTGTTAGAAGATCCGATGTGA
- the LOC133032028 gene encoding uncharacterized protein LOC133032028, which yields MDPPQSSRPQDEQVEHGVDQTNPPAPPAPPQNPGDNAGVGNANPPADWQQMFHEMRGIILRQEEELRRLRQPAPAAPVEQVLPPVPVPVVGNQGFMMPHRDSVFERFVKLQPPTFLGGTDIIKAEQWMSTITRILDNMGVTGTERVNCAAFMLQDHARVWWDIVGQTRDVNVMTWDEFKNLFEEKFYNIAVRTSHMEDFVKLTQGKMSVAEYTLEFDRLSKFAGDLVPTDFTRKQKYVRGLNATISRDLKITTTHDTLYKKVVELALIAEEAEHQVIKEQTAKDVVTASNPAASGNISKGTDSGNTDHKRKVDASGTSGGNRKFRGKQRWPPGSRIFIPILS from the coding sequence ATGGACCCTCCacaatcatctagaccacaggaCGAGCAAGTAGAGCATGGTGTAGACCAAACCAATCCACCGGCACCGCCTGCACCTCCGCAGAatccgggggataatgcgggggttggcaatgctaatcctcctgctgactggcagcagatgttCCATGAAATGCGAGgtatcatacttcgtcaagaggaaGAGTTGCGTCGATTAAGGCAACCGGCACCGGCTGCCCCTGTTGAGCAAGTGTTACCACCAGtgcctgtgccagtggtgggtaaccaggggTTTATGATGCCGCATAGAGATTCCGTGTTtgagcggtttgtgaagctgcaacctcctaCTTTTCTGGGAGGTACTGACATAATTAAAGctgagcaatggatgagtacaATCACCCGTATCCTTGATAATATGGGAGTGACGGGAACAGAGAGAGTGAATTGTGCAGCTTTCATGTtacaagatcatgcccgcgtctggtgggatATTGTGGGACAGACTCGTGATGTCAATGTAATGACTTGGGATGAGTTTAAGAATTTGTTTGAAGAAAAATTTTATAACATCGCTGTGAGGACTTCACACATGGAagactttgtgaaattaactcAGGGGAAGATGTCTGTGGCCGAATACACTCTAGAGTTTGATCGGCTGTCCAAgtttgctggtgatctggtgcccacagatttcaccaggaaacagaaatatgtgagaggactgaatgccacaatcagtcgggacttgaagattaccactactcatgacactttgtacaagaaagtggtagagctagccttaattgctgaggaggcTGAGCATCAGGTAATAAAGGAGCAGACTGCAAAGGATGTTGTCACGGCATCGAACCCTGCTGCTAGTGGTAATATCAGTAAAGGGACCGACAGTGGTAACACTGATCACAAACGAAAGGTTGATGCTTCCGGAACATCAGGGGGTAACAGGAAGTTTCGGGGAAAACAGAGGTGGCCGCCAGGGTCGCGGATCTTCATTCcgatcttatcctga